The following DNA comes from Microbacterium wangchenii.
CCCCTCTCGCCCGGGCCGGCTCGGGAGGCCTGGGCACCGGATCCACGATCGACCCGACTCTCGAGCTCGGCGACGACCTGCGCCAGCCCCGCGAGACGCAGGTGCTGACCGTCCGCTCCTCCGCCTCCGACGCGCCCTACCTTCGCGCGGTCACGCTCTCCGACTTCGACGGCTCGGTGTGGGAGCCCGACACCGGGCGCACGACGCCCCTGGCAGCGGACGAGGAGTCCTTTCCCGCAGTGGAGGTCGCCCCCGGCATCGAGCTGGAGGAGCAGCGCGCCACCGTGGAGATCGTGGATCTGAACTCCCCCTGGCTGCCGGTGCCGTTCCCGGCGACGACGGTGACCGGGCTCGATGGAGCGTGGGGGGCCCTCGCCCAGAACCGCACCGTCCTGGCCCGCAGCGGATCGACGCAGGGTCAGGGGTACGACGTCGAGAGCACCGTGCCCCGGCCCACGCTCGAGCAGATCAGCGGGATCGAGGCCGGCGGGCAGGTGCGCGAGGAGTCCTACCTCCTTCCCGACGATCTGCCGGCGATCATCGAACAGACCGCTCGCGAGGTGACCGCCGACGCCCAGAGCGACTTCGAGGCCCTGCAGGATCTGCAGGCGTGGTTCCGCAGTTCCGAGTTCGAGTACTCCCTCGAGGCCCCCGTGGAGGAGGGGTTCGACGGCTCCGGCGCGCTGGCCGTCGCCGACTTCCTCGCCGTGCGACAGGGCTACTGCGTCCACTTCGCCTCCGCGTTCGCGCTCATGGCGCGCACCCTCGACATGCCCTCCCGAATCGTCGTGGGCTACCTCCCTGGAGTGAGCACGAACGAATCCACCGACGGCGAGACGGTCTACGCCGTCTCCAGCAGCCAACTGCACTCATGGCCGGAGGTGCACTTCCCGGGCGTGGGCTGGGTGCCCTTCGAGCCCACGAACAGCCTCGGGTCGCCCACGAGCTTCTCCTCGGCCAGCGCAGCGGGTGCAGGGGCGCCCGCCGACGGGGCGCCGGAGGACGCGCTGCAGCCGGAGGCGGGCCCGACGGCTTCGCCGACAGCCGGCGCGCGTCCCCAGGACGACCTGCAAGCCGGGGGCGGGGGCACGACGACGACAGGCGGTGTGGGCCCGTGGCCGGGTGTGGGCACCGGGATGCTGCTGCTGGCGGTACTGGCACTGCCCGGCGTCCTGCGCGAGGCCCGTCGGCGCAGGGCCGTCCAGGCAGCGGAGGGCGGCGACGCGGGGGCGGCATGGCTCGCCCTTCAGGAACTGGCCATCGATCTGGGGATCCCGGTTCCCGGCGCGGAGTCCCCGCGCGCCTTCGGGGCGCGGCTCACGCGTGACCACGGCGCGTCCGAGAACGCCGTCGGCGTGCTCGTGGCTGCGATCGAGCGCTCCAGCTACGGTGCCGCCTCCCGTTTCGAACACGGCGGCGGCCTCGCACCCGCTCTGGCGGAAGCGCGTACCGGGCTGCTCGCGCGCGTCACCCCGTGGCGGCGCATCCTGTCGGTCGCGGTCCCGCGGTCTCTCGTGATCCGCCCGGGGTCCGCCTACGCGCACCCGCCGGAGCCGGCCACCGCCCGCTGACCTTCCCCTGCGGTTCGGGCGGCGCCGCGCTTACGGGTAGGATGGTCGGCGGCCCTCCGGGGCCTCAGGAGGATTCGCCTAGTGGCCTATGGCGCACGCTTGGAAAGCGTGTTGGGTGCAAGCCCTCGGGGGTTCGAATCCCCCATCCTCCGCCATCAGTCCCCTCGCACCGCGCCTGCCGCCTAGTGGCGCACGCGTGCGTCGTCGGCGCGCGGGGCGAGGACCGCGTCGGGGCGCAGGTCCAACCGCCGCAGCAACTGGGCGTTGAGGGCGACGACGATGGTGGACAGCGACATCAGGATGGCCCCCACCGACATCGGCAGCACGAACCCGATCGGAGCCAGGATGCCGGCGGCCAGCGGCACCGAGATGAGGTTGTAGCCGGCCGCCCACCACAGGTTCTGCGCCATCTTGCGATACGACGCGCGCGAGAGCTCGATCACCGACAGCACCGACCGCGGATCGTCGCTGGCGAGGATGACTCCCGCTGACGCGATGGCCACGTCGGTTCCCGCGCCGATCGCGATGCCGACGTCGGCCTGGGCGAGGGCGGGCGCGTCGTTGACACCATCGCCGACCATCGCGACGGTGTGACCCTCGTCCTGCAGCTGCTTCACCTTCGACGACTTGTCCTCCGGGCGCACGCCGGCGAAGAACCGCGCGATGCCGAGGTCTGCGGCCACGGATGCGGCGACCGCTTCGGCATCCCCGGTGATCATCACCACCTCGACGCCGCGGCTCTGGAGTGCGGCGACGGCCTGCCGGGACTCGGGGCGGATCTCATCCGCCAGGCGCAGCGCCCCGGCGACCCGCCCGTCGACGAGGACGTGCAGGATGATCGCACCCTCCTCACGCCACCCCTCCGCGATCGGCAGTTCGCGCGCACCGGCCTCCTCGAGCAGAGACGGGCCGCCGACCTGCACCACCCGGCCGTCCACGTCGGCCCGCACGCCCACGGCGGGCGAGGAGACGAAATCCTTCGCAGCCGGCACGGGGAGGTTCTTCGCGCGGGCCGCGGCGACGATCGCACGGGCCAAGGGGTGCTCCGAATCCGACTCTGCGGCAGCAGCCAGCGACACGAGCCGATCCTCGTCGAACTCCTCCGCCGGAGACACCGCCGTCACGGCGGGGGCGCCCATGGTGAGGGTGCCGGTCTTGTCGAACACAACGGTGTCCACGGTGCGCATCGCCTCCAGTGCGAGGCGGTCTTTCACGAGCACGCCCGCCCGCGCGGCTCGCTCGGTCGCGATGGACACCACCAGCGGGATCGCCAGGCCCAGCGCGTGCGGACACGCGATGACCAGAACCGTGATCGTGCGCACGACGGCCTGATCGGGCAGGCCGATGACCGTCCACACCGTGGCGGTGATCGCGGCGGCGACGAGGGCGAACCAGAAGAGCCATCCCGCAGCCCGATCAGCCAGGCGCTGCGCTCGGGAGGAGGAGTTCTGCGCCTCGGTGACCAGCCGCCGGATACCCGCCAGCGCGGTGTCCTCGCCGATCGCGGTCACGCGGATGCGCAGGCCCGAGTCGGTGGCCACCGTGCCGGCGACGACCGGGTCGCCGTCTCGACGGAGCACGGGCCGGGACTCGCCGGTGATCATCGACTCGTCCATGCTCGCCGATCCCTGCACGACCCGGCCGTCGGCGGGAACACGCCCGCCGGGGCGGACGACGACCACGTCGCCGACGTGCAGCTCGGACGGGGAGACGGGAACGATCGTGTCGCCGTCGACCCGGTGCGCCTCGTCGGGAAGCAGCGCGGCGAGGGAATCCAGGGCGGACGTCGCCTCTGCCAGGGACCGCATCTCGATCCAGTGCCCGAGGAGCATGATGACGATCAGCAGCGCCAGCTCCCACCAGAAGTCCAGCTCGTGGTGCAGCACCCCCAGGCTCGCGCCCCAGGATGCGACGAACGCGACGGTGATGGCCAGGCCGATCAGGAGCATCATGCCGGGCGTGCGGGCGCGCAGTTCACTGACGGCGCCGGTGAGGAAGGGTGCCCCGCCCCACGCGTACATGACGGTACCGAGCACCGGCGAGATCCAGTCCGCCCATGGCGCGTCCGGCAGCGGGTACCCCAGCAGCATCGAGAACATGCCCGAGAACGCCACGACCGGCACGGCGAAGACCAGCATGATCCAGAACAGCCGGCGGAAGCGCGCGACGTGGCCGGCGTGGCCGGCGTGGCCGGCGTGGTCTTCGTGGGCTTCGTGGCCGGCGTGGTCGGCGTGGTCGACGTGGTGGTGGTCGTGCTGGCTCATGCGAGCTCCCTCCACAGCTGGGAAAGGCGGATCAGACCCCGGCAGGCATGCGGGATCGGTCCGCGGCGCCCGCGGATGCGCCGGCCGGCAGGGGCCGGAATCCGCGCAGCCGCAGGCTGTTGGTCACCACGAACACGGAGGACAGCGCCATCGCGGCCGCGGCGACGAGCGGATTGAGCAGCCCGGCCATCGCCACCGGGATCGCCGCGACGTTGTACGCGAACGCCCAGAACAGGTTGCCCTTGATGGTGCCCAGGGTGCGGCGGGCCAGCCGGATCGCGTCGGCCACGACGAGCAGGTCGCCGGAGACCACGGTGATGTCGCTCGCGGCGATGGCCGCGTCCGTGCCCCCGCCCATCGCGAGCCCCAGGTCGGCGGCGGCGAGCGCGGCGGCGTCGTTGACGCCGTCGCCGACCATCGCCACGACGTGTCCGTCCTCCTGCAGGCGCCGGACGACCTCGAGCTTGCCGGCCGGGGTGACCGCGGCGTGCACCTGGTCGATGCCCACTCGTGCCGCGATCTCGCGGGCGGCGCCCTCGTTGTCACCGGTGAGGAGCACGGGGGTCATCCCCAGCGCGCGGAATCGGGCGACCGCCTCGGCACTGGTGGGCTTGACCGTGTCGGCCACGGCGATGATCCCCAGGTGCCGGCCGTCGCGGCCGACGGCGACGACCGTCGCGCCCCCGGCGGCCAGGGTGTCCGCCTCCTGCTGCAGCGCGTCAGCGGGACGGATGCCCCACTGGTCCTGCAGCCACGACGGGCGTCCGGCGACGACCAGGGATCCTGCGACGATGCCCTGCACGCCGAAGCCGGCGTGCGAGTCGAAGGTCTCGGCGGGAGAGACGGTGCCGGTCTCGGCGACGGCCTCGTTCACGATGGCGCGGGCGACCGGATGCTCCGAACCCGACTCCACCGCGGCGGCCGCGGCGAGCAGGTCGCTGCGGGCGACTCCGGGTGCGGGGTGCACGGCGGTGACGGTCATGGTGCCGGTGGTGACGGTGCCGGTCTTGTCCAGCACGATCGTGTCGACCTTGCGGGTCTGCTCCAGCACCTGCGGACCGCGGATGAGGACGCCCAGCTGCGAGCCCCGCCCCGTGCCGACGAGCAGCGCTGTGGGGGTTGCCAGACCCAGAGCGCAGGGGCACGCGATGATGAGCGTCGCCACCGCCGCGGTGAAGGCGACCTCCATCGACGCGCCGGCGATCAACCAGCCCGCGAAGGCGGCGATCGCCAGGACGATCACGACCGGCACGAAGACGGCGGAGACGCGGTCAGCGAGGCGCTGGACCTCGGCCTTGCCGGTCTGCGCTTCCTCCATGAGGCGCCGCATCCGCGCCAGTTCGGTGTCGGCACCCACGCGCGTGATCTCCACCGTCAGGCGTCCGCCGACGTTGACGGTGCCGCCGACCACGCGCGATCCGACCGCCACCTCGACGGGCGTGGACTCGCCCGTGAGCATGCCGGCGTCGATCGCGGAGGAGCCGTCGACCACGAGTCCGTCGGAGGGGATCTTCTCCCCCGGACGCACGAGCACGACATCTCCCACGACGAGCTGCGCGACCGGCACCCGCTGTTCCGCGCCGCCGACGATCTTCACGGCGTCTTTCGCGCCCAGTTCCAGGAGTGCCCGCAGGGCCTCCGCGGACGACGTGCGGGCG
Coding sequences within:
- a CDS encoding heavy metal translocating P-type ATPase, which produces MSQHDHHHVDHADHAGHEAHEDHAGHAGHAGHVARFRRLFWIMLVFAVPVVAFSGMFSMLLGYPLPDAPWADWISPVLGTVMYAWGGAPFLTGAVSELRARTPGMMLLIGLAITVAFVASWGASLGVLHHELDFWWELALLIVIMLLGHWIEMRSLAEATSALDSLAALLPDEAHRVDGDTIVPVSPSELHVGDVVVVRPGGRVPADGRVVQGSASMDESMITGESRPVLRRDGDPVVAGTVATDSGLRIRVTAIGEDTALAGIRRLVTEAQNSSSRAQRLADRAAGWLFWFALVAAAITATVWTVIGLPDQAVVRTITVLVIACPHALGLAIPLVVSIATERAARAGVLVKDRLALEAMRTVDTVVFDKTGTLTMGAPAVTAVSPAEEFDEDRLVSLAAAAESDSEHPLARAIVAAARAKNLPVPAAKDFVSSPAVGVRADVDGRVVQVGGPSLLEEAGARELPIAEGWREEGAIILHVLVDGRVAGALRLADEIRPESRQAVAALQSRGVEVVMITGDAEAVAASVAADLGIARFFAGVRPEDKSSKVKQLQDEGHTVAMVGDGVNDAPALAQADVGIAIGAGTDVAIASAGVILASDDPRSVLSVIELSRASYRKMAQNLWWAAGYNLISVPLAAGILAPIGFVLPMSVGAILMSLSTIVVALNAQLLRRLDLRPDAVLAPRADDARVRH
- a CDS encoding heavy metal translocating P-type ATPase, whose product is MSAVDVELDITGMTCASCATRIERKLNKLPGVEATVNYATEKARVRGDDVDPAALIAAVESAGYHAALPAPPPADDVEIADPADARLVSLRQRLLISTALAVPVALLSMLPALQFTNWQWLALTLTAPVAVWGAWPFHRAAAINARHGAATMDTLISVGVIAAFGWSLYALFFGGAGMPGMTMTFRLLGTPTGGGDELYLEVAALVTVFILAGRYAEARARTSSAEALRALLELGAKDAVKIVGGAEQRVPVAQLVVGDVVLVRPGEKIPSDGLVVDGSSAIDAGMLTGESTPVEVAVGSRVVGGTVNVGGRLTVEITRVGADTELARMRRLMEEAQTGKAEVQRLADRVSAVFVPVVIVLAIAAFAGWLIAGASMEVAFTAAVATLIIACPCALGLATPTALLVGTGRGSQLGVLIRGPQVLEQTRKVDTIVLDKTGTVTTGTMTVTAVHPAPGVARSDLLAAAAAVESGSEHPVARAIVNEAVAETGTVSPAETFDSHAGFGVQGIVAGSLVVAGRPSWLQDQWGIRPADALQQEADTLAAGGATVVAVGRDGRHLGIIAVADTVKPTSAEAVARFRALGMTPVLLTGDNEGAAREIAARVGIDQVHAAVTPAGKLEVVRRLQEDGHVVAMVGDGVNDAAALAAADLGLAMGGGTDAAIAASDITVVSGDLLVVADAIRLARRTLGTIKGNLFWAFAYNVAAIPVAMAGLLNPLVAAAAMALSSVFVVTNSLRLRGFRPLPAGASAGAADRSRMPAGV
- a CDS encoding transglutaminaseTgpA domain-containing protein; translated protein: MSTEAWGARGGARDRAPWARRTDVLLAAGVLAALVGATLPLLRVIDSGWWLAAALGLAAAVLATGVLGRGMRLPGVAVAALEGVVWVLLLTVMFGRSSAVLWMVPTPDTFATVPVLVSAGVEEIVLGAAPLEPGVPLTFVLVAAVGLVALAIDHVVLTARMPLLAGVALVAISLIPSIAVPGEIDLVGFVVLSVSVLFLLRIDTRARHREPDAPSVRGGGGYAAGADEPRRSVGATATALAIGAVAVVAAVVATPLLPSPLARAGSGGLGTGSTIDPTLELGDDLRQPRETQVLTVRSSASDAPYLRAVTLSDFDGSVWEPDTGRTTPLAADEESFPAVEVAPGIELEEQRATVEIVDLNSPWLPVPFPATTVTGLDGAWGALAQNRTVLARSGSTQGQGYDVESTVPRPTLEQISGIEAGGQVREESYLLPDDLPAIIEQTAREVTADAQSDFEALQDLQAWFRSSEFEYSLEAPVEEGFDGSGALAVADFLAVRQGYCVHFASAFALMARTLDMPSRIVVGYLPGVSTNESTDGETVYAVSSSQLHSWPEVHFPGVGWVPFEPTNSLGSPTSFSSASAAGAGAPADGAPEDALQPEAGPTASPTAGARPQDDLQAGGGGTTTTGGVGPWPGVGTGMLLLAVLALPGVLREARRRRAVQAAEGGDAGAAWLALQELAIDLGIPVPGAESPRAFGARLTRDHGASENAVGVLVAAIERSSYGAASRFEHGGGLAPALAEARTGLLARVTPWRRILSVAVPRSLVIRPGSAYAHPPEPATAR